A segment of the Columba livia isolate bColLiv1 breed racing homer unplaced genomic scaffold, bColLiv1.pat.W.v2 Scaffold_127, whole genome shotgun sequence genome:
ctctgcagaatgagggacaggtccattttggatgggacagagagagtcccaggggttgcccagacacagcctgccgcagtaattgtgagagctcagctccgtcctgtgttgtgctctgcagggtgggttctgtccctgagcctgcttggttttcctctccacgGGGACCAGAAGGACACCAGCGTGTCCTCTGTTGGCCGTGGGTCTGACTTGTGCTCCTGACAGAGGAGGTTTCCTTGGGAAACCTGGTCAGCtcctcaccagggctctgcctcaGGAAAGGGGCTCAGTGTCCTCAGAGGGGTGCAAGGAGTTCTctaggagaacaaaagggatTGTTTATTCCTGATGAGTGTCGCTGTGAGCCTGTTGAGAGCCTcctggaacaggcaggaggaatttcccccttgcagagcggtgtgtgctgtgtcttggcagatcaggctcagggcagcagggcccagaCACCGGAGTTTCTTTGGCGCTTCCTTGGTTGCCCGTTGCTTGCCAGCACGCATTGACATTtagccctccctccctctttccagtcTGCATTTGTCTGCCGTTCTGCCAAGAGAAGGGCCAGAGATAACCCGGCTGCTAAAGAAATGCTGCTCGAGGGGAGACTCACACCCCTGCCTGGCAGCTGTTGGACTgtaggggcacaggctgaacgttctcttgagagggtggagaacaggagcagcacaagtgcCGATCACATGCTGGGCGGGAGAAAGAGGCGTTCGTTGTGTCCCTTCCATTTCCAAAGAATCCCTCTCCAGCCCCGCAGACGTGAATTGTGGCCACAGCTCTTGTTGCAACTCCTGCTCTTAGTCTGGAGTCAATCTTGAGCCCTTTGTCCCTAAGGAAACAATCTTTGTCGTGACAAATCCCccactggtgcagctggtgacacctccagcagtgactggagctgctgcaggaccaagccaatgcacacggcaggaacgccaggctcaagggctgagtccatgctgctgctctccagtctgctgctgatctgcacgGGAACCACCAGCTtcaccagccttttctttatctgctctgcaggacgATGAAGGTTCTCAAGGCAACAACCCTGGTGCTGCTCCTTGGTATCTTCTCTTTCGGTGAGTCTCTGCAGATCTCCGACCTGAGGACGGTTCTTTAGAAGGTACTcagggctccatcctgccctgttccGCTTCCCCCActgtgagcagaggagctcagccaagagcagaaagtccccacagagctgtgccagtccctgctccagcgggacggctgtgggtgaggaagggctgagttgccttccccaggagggcagagccagttctcttcagcccagggagaggccgtggctgagctctcctgccccaggggctgagaatcttctgcaggacaaggagcacagTCCAGGGCAGGGAACGTCCATCTCTTGCGGAGCCCGTATGCCATGATGGCCACTGTCAAAGACAACAGGAGGAGAGACAACTGGCACTTGGGAGAAACACTGAAAGGGGAGCGGGCAGCCCGAGGCATAGCCCAGCCTTAGACCAAGTTCTAAGCTCTGGTGTGTGTTCCATAGGTGTTTACCACGTGGGACGACTTGGTGCCTTAACCCCCTGGAGCACTGCAGACCTGAGCAAAGCCCTGCCCCTGCCAGACCAGCTCCGTGAGGTTCAGGAACAGCTTTATCATCTGCGCTGGAGCGCTAAGGATGTGGCTGAGCGGGCTCTGCAGGAAGGACTGAAGCAGGCAAAGCTCCCAGGCGTTACCGGATGGGTAAGGGCACGGGGCAGAAGGATCTACTCGGGGGTTTTATCCTCCATCCACATGTATCCTACTCCATTCCCTGTCACAGccaacaggctggtgctgctggaacaagtgctgccatggccacgcttccttttcctgttgctccacaCTTCCTTATGGGGAAGAGAGAGCGTGACAGGAATGACAGCTGTCTGAGCTGGACCTTCCTCTGCGCCCAGATCTCGGGTCCTCCTCAAGGGAGGACTGGAATTAAAGAATGGTCTCAGCAGTGCAGAGTTAAGCCAGGCCTATCTCATGCCCAGAAGACTTATCTGTCCGTGCTTCCTGGCCTGGGGTCTCTCCACAGGAAAAGCCCCTTCCCGCAGCTCCAgcattcagagcactggagtgAGCAGTCCCCCTTTCTGATCCCGacaatcagagcagagcaaacctgGGAGGCTTCCAGGCAATGTGGGTGTTCCCTCCATCTGAAACGGGCCTTGTACCCACTCACCTTGGCTGGCCTTGCATGGGGAGCTGCTTGCCCCGGTCCTTCTCCTTCCAACAGGCGTtctcctttgtgttccttcccaggctgttcACGAGATCATCAGTCAAgccctggagaagctggaggcAATCCAAGTCCCAATGCCGGATTACGccctgaaatcagcaggtgcTGTGACATTGTACAAACAAACCAGTTCCAAAACGCTTCCTGTCCAGATTGACAAGATGGGCATTGGAACATGCCCAGGGGCAGGAGAGAAGGGGCGAGAAGTCAAGGGTCACCTCGTGTCCTAAAAGTGCCCCCACTGACAGAGCCTGTAATGGGCCAGACCCCATGGGAGACACAGAAAGGCTGGTTCACAGTCTTGTCTTTTGCCATGGCCAAATACGACAGTTTGATGACTCCCTGCTGTGTGTTCCAGAGGGGTCGAGCCAAGAAGAATAAGGGGAACCCACTGTAGGACATGGATGACAACTGAGAAGCCTTTTTCAAGTTAAGAGTGTAAtattcctcctgacactgcctgatGATCATGCTCATCTTTCAATTTCCAGGGGCAGCTGTCATTCATTCCAagacttctccatccttccGAACTGGCAAAGCCAAGTTCTTCTTGTACTCCCTGCCGGTGATGGATTACATGAGGTCCCCTGAGCTTATTCTGGAGGTAGGAGCACCcagaagcagtaaaacaaaGGTTGGGAGAATGAACCACACACGCTGCTCCGAGTGTCCTTCCCCCCTGTCTTTGCTCCTGGAAGCTTCTTTTCCTGCCCCCTTCTCTCAtggacctgctctcctcctgtgtctccctgctgagtgtttcttgtcctttcagCCAGACAATCATCCTGGAAACTGCTGGCCCTTCCCAGGAAGTCAGGGACACGTCTTCATCAAGCTGTCCATGCCAGTCATTCCCAGAGCCATCACCATGGACCATGTCTCAGGGACAGCATTCCATGGAGAAAGCATCTCTGGAGCTCCaaaggactttgctgtctatGTAAGTGATTTCTCTGGAGTTGGGGGCAGGGGGTTGCACAGCATTTCTGAGCAGGGGGTGTAGATGGGTCAAAGAGTCCAGGGGCCTGAAGCTTCCTCCTGGCTCTCAGAACAAACACGCtccttgaggtcatttccttcccattgaattcctctttttttcaatgtaccactcaaaaagcagcttctgggACAAGATGCTACTCCAGGAGCCACAAGGAAAGGGAGCTGGACAGTACATGGTCCTAAACCTTCTTGGTTTCCAATCCCAGTGGCATTTGTGATCCTCAGGTcacctccctctcactgggagtgtctgctccttttctgactgCCAGCTTAGACTCGTTGAGTGGGCAAGTGTGACGTGCTGCCCACTTGCAGCTTCTTGTCTTGTCCTTGTGCTCATCATCCTTGGACTACGTAGCTGAAATAACCCCGTACTTCACCAGCTGAAGTTCAGTCTTCCATGGTGCACCAGACGCTCTTGTTTTTTCTACCCCTGTTTTTCTGTAgggcttcaaggaagaacacgAGGAGCAGGGAACGTTCCTGGGACAGTTCACTTTCCTGGCAGCCCTGAATCCCAGtcagaccttccagctgaaggtatgGAGACACAGAGGGAGGGgaactgcaggagaggaggagaaacacggctggatggggagaggcttccctgccaaagggtacaggcagccctgtccttgagCGAGTGCCacgctgcctttcttctgctttatctCCCTGGTGGCAGATGCCTGCACTGCCgctcttctctttcatttggGGGTTAAACTTCAGTGCTTATAAGCACCACAGTTGAAGCTGGAATCAGCTTGATTGGACCCCAAGTGCACACAAGCGGCCGCATCCTGTAGGATGCACGACTGCTGGTCTGCCAGTTAGAGACCAGTAATACTGGGCTTCCTGAGGGCTCtgttggtgctggcagtgagtagTGACAGGGAGGCCATTCTGTTTCCATGGCTTTCTAGAGAAGGGAACAAGACATTATACTGACCCCAGCACTGGGTCTTCTGACGGTGGAAACCTGTGCCCCAAAGCAGGTGAgaactttccagtgtatttgctgaggcatctggtagctgcttcttcctttgctgttctcatggcCCAATGGGGTAGAGCAGGATAAGAACATCTGGACCACCACAGGTCAAAGCCCCcgcggggcagcaggaaggaagctgctgattGAGGCCGTTGCTGCGAcacttctgtcagtgctcacgtgccagagaggaaaaggcgactcatttcttcttgtcattgCAGAACGAGCTCCCTGGGGTCATAaattacatcaggctgcaagtgctgagcaactggggccACCCGGACTACACCTGCCTGTATCGGTTCAGGGTGCACGGTGATCCGCCCAAAGATGGGGGAGACACGGCAGTTTCACCTGtcaataaattccattaatgTTCACCCAGTTGAGTTCCcgtctgctttgcctgtgatgctgcctggtcctctctgagctcactggagctccccGTCCTTCTCTAAACCCACCAGCTTATGGGAGACTTCAGGAGTCCACAGCAAGATTGtcctaattaaaagaaacaggaaaactcagtcacaaatctgcagaaagcctgacatcCACACTCTTGCTGTgacacaggaacatcagcaaggccctgcctggacaccagagattaaattaatggGCAGTTTGCCTATGCAAGAAGCAACTAAGGATCGACTGAGTGGAACCATCTGTTGttacctgttttcacaagaggcacgtgctgcttcagcttccatctttcagtctgttgccgatgagaaaatggaagtgtgggtttttgtgaGAAGGAAACCTTAACAGGAAAGTGGGTTCATGGACTTATTTGCCTCTCTGGGCACATATTGAGTTAATAGCCCGGGAACGTTACAGAGTGATTAGCAAAGCAATCCCAGGACACTTAAATATCCCATACCCACACcagtctgtctttccttttgacccgagctccccaagccccatggcaggagcaggcagggcagtcgTGCGCTCGGGTCgcaccagggaggagagagcaggaccagcg
Coding sequences within it:
- the LOC135577612 gene encoding SUN domain-containing protein 3-like, with the protein product MIMLIFQFPGAAVIHSKTSPSFRTGKAKFFLYSLPVMDYMRSPELILEPDNHPGNCWPFPGSQGHVFIKLSMPVIPRAITMDHVSGTAFHGESISGAPKDFAVYGFKEEHEEQGTFLGQFTFLAALNPSQTFQLKVWRHRGRGTAGEEEKHGWMGRGFPAKGYRQPCP